A window of the Anaerolineales bacterium genome harbors these coding sequences:
- a CDS encoding transporter substrate-binding domain-containing protein, giving the protein MMKWKSMVLAGMVLGLLAAACAPATADPTWDRIQANGKMVAGTTGDYAPFEYYNEQFVLDGFDVALIKAIGQKIGVPIEMNDFAFDGLGAALQIGQIDAAIAAISVTDERLAVVDFSNVYYVGV; this is encoded by the coding sequence ATGATGAAGTGGAAGAGCATGGTCTTGGCGGGGATGGTTCTGGGCCTGCTGGCCGCCGCTTGTGCGCCGGCGACGGCGGATCCAACCTGGGACCGGATCCAGGCCAACGGCAAGATGGTCGCAGGCACCACCGGCGACTACGCTCCCTTTGAGTACTACAACGAGCAGTTTGTACTGGACGGCTTCGATGTCGCCCTGATCAAAGCCATCGGGCAGAAGATCGGGGTGCCGATTGAGATGAATGACTTCGCCTTTGATGGGCTCGGCGCCGCGCTCCAAATCGGCCAGATCGACGCCGCCATCGCAGCGATCTCGGTCACCGATGAGCGCCTGGCCGTGGTCGACTTCTCAAATGTGTACTACGTCGGGGTCG